A stretch of the Amycolatopsis sp. BJA-103 genome encodes the following:
- a CDS encoding serine/threonine-protein kinase — protein sequence MTACEQDGCAGKLAKTGFCGYCGLAPGAPDEPARPDKPTLVILGPGEIPARTTTTMVTRSQQMAGHATADERVPLPIVELPDVASRLLTVPHVPEEERFCGKHACSRTPVGRSIGGRPAPVEGFCPVCGTPFSFSPKLTAGDVVDGRYHVLGCVARGGMGFVYLATDSGLDDRQVALKGLINANDTAADKLAENESQVLIALEHPNVVRILNVVEHDGARYIVMEFIDGLSLREIKNRGRAGLDSSEGRLLVEHVVAYGREILTALGYLHGEGLLYCDMKPDNVIHGEKRIKLIDFGAIRKITDGESPVVGTEHYQVSREELKKHGLTVRSDIHTVGVTLRELFQASDGWSVTPDVRGVRFGIESFGRVLDRATAPFERRFATAHEMLVQLDGVLGEILSLRDRRSRPAGSTLFTEGSVLLDAGLGQAPPLEHWTRGTPVSLGDRPSAAEIAVGLPLPREDPEDAQANFLRAVRAPDAARLLKKLDKVPGSVEVGFRRCRAWLELGATVEATLAVAESERLLGERAAHDWRVAWHRGLLALGAGDFAEAKKNFDAVYRDIPGEEPPKLALGLCEEHLNGAVAAERYYDALWARDRSQVSAAFGLARVRLLRGNRAAAVEILDQVPEFSRYDEAARIAGVRVLSSPMPGTGDLPSSTELDDAVVRLSASDLDGDAFDRLVTAVRETGLAAVLTGQDGITDGEILRSTETGARTLLDRSYRRLAHHAPGAGPHDVLIDLANSVRPVTLV from the coding sequence ATGACGGCCTGCGAACAGGACGGTTGCGCGGGCAAGCTGGCCAAGACCGGTTTCTGCGGGTACTGCGGGCTGGCGCCCGGAGCGCCGGACGAACCCGCGCGGCCGGACAAACCGACCCTGGTGATCCTGGGCCCCGGAGAGATCCCGGCCAGGACCACCACCACGATGGTCACCCGCTCCCAGCAGATGGCGGGCCACGCGACCGCGGACGAGCGGGTCCCGCTGCCGATCGTCGAACTCCCCGACGTCGCGAGCCGTCTGCTGACCGTGCCGCACGTCCCGGAGGAGGAACGGTTCTGCGGCAAGCACGCTTGCTCCCGCACTCCGGTCGGCCGCTCGATCGGCGGCAGGCCCGCGCCGGTCGAGGGTTTCTGCCCGGTCTGCGGGACGCCCTTCTCGTTCTCGCCGAAGCTCACGGCGGGCGACGTGGTCGACGGCCGCTATCACGTCCTCGGCTGTGTCGCCCGCGGCGGCATGGGTTTCGTCTATCTGGCAACGGATTCCGGTCTCGATGACAGGCAGGTCGCACTCAAGGGCCTGATCAACGCGAACGACACCGCCGCCGACAAGCTCGCGGAGAACGAGAGCCAGGTGCTCATCGCGCTCGAGCATCCGAACGTCGTCCGGATCCTGAACGTGGTCGAGCACGACGGCGCCCGCTACATCGTCATGGAGTTCATCGACGGTCTTTCCCTGCGGGAGATCAAGAACCGCGGCCGGGCCGGGCTGGACTCCAGCGAGGGACGGTTGCTGGTCGAGCACGTCGTGGCGTACGGCAGGGAGATCCTGACCGCGCTCGGCTACCTGCACGGCGAAGGCCTGCTGTACTGCGACATGAAGCCGGACAACGTGATCCACGGCGAGAAGCGGATCAAGCTCATCGATTTCGGCGCCATCAGGAAGATCACCGACGGCGAAAGCCCGGTCGTCGGAACCGAGCACTATCAGGTGTCCAGGGAAGAACTGAAGAAGCACGGGCTCACCGTCCGGTCCGACATCCACACCGTCGGCGTGACGTTGCGGGAACTCTTCCAGGCCAGCGACGGCTGGTCCGTCACCCCCGACGTGCGCGGCGTCCGGTTCGGCATCGAATCGTTCGGCCGCGTCCTCGACCGCGCGACCGCGCCGTTCGAGCGGCGGTTCGCGACCGCGCACGAGATGCTGGTCCAGCTCGACGGCGTACTCGGCGAGATCCTTTCCTTGCGGGACAGGCGATCCCGGCCCGCCGGGTCGACGCTGTTCACCGAAGGATCGGTGCTGCTCGACGCGGGACTCGGCCAGGCGCCGCCGCTGGAGCATTGGACACGGGGGACACCCGTCTCGCTCGGGGACCGGCCGAGCGCCGCCGAGATCGCCGTCGGTCTCCCGCTGCCGCGCGAGGATCCGGAGGACGCGCAGGCGAACTTCCTCCGCGCGGTCCGTGCCCCCGACGCGGCGCGGCTGCTGAAGAAACTCGACAAGGTGCCCGGTTCGGTCGAGGTCGGGTTCCGCCGGTGCCGCGCCTGGCTCGAACTCGGGGCGACCGTGGAGGCCACACTGGCGGTGGCGGAGTCCGAACGGCTGCTCGGCGAGCGCGCCGCCCATGACTGGCGGGTGGCCTGGCATCGCGGCCTCCTCGCGCTCGGCGCGGGCGATTTCGCGGAGGCCAAGAAAAACTTCGACGCCGTCTACCGGGACATCCCCGGTGAAGAGCCGCCCAAACTCGCGCTCGGCCTCTGCGAAGAGCACCTCAACGGCGCGGTCGCCGCCGAGCGGTACTACGACGCCTTGTGGGCGCGGGACCGGTCCCAGGTCAGTGCGGCGTTCGGGCTCGCGCGGGTCCGGCTGCTGCGGGGCAACCGCGCCGCCGCCGTCGAAATCCTCGACCAGGTCCCGGAGTTCTCGCGTTACGACGAGGCCGCGCGGATCGCCGGAGTGCGGGTGCTGTCCTCGCCGATGCCGGGGACCGGCGACCTCCCGTCGTCCACCGAACTCGACGACGCCGTGGTCCGGCTGTCCGCTTCGGACCTCGACGGCGACGCCTTCGACAGGCTGGTCACGGCCGTGCGCGAGACCGGGCTGGCGGCGGTGCTCACCGGGCAGGACGGGATCACCGACGGCGAGATCCTGCGGTCCACCGAGACGGGTGCCCGCACGCTCCTGGACAGGTCGTACCGGCGGCTCGCCCATCACGCGCCCGGGGCTGGGCCGCACGACGTCCTGATCGATCTCGCCAATTCGGTGCGACCGGTGACTCTGGTGTGA
- a CDS encoding S1 family peptidase: protein MTSERRRWRVRLRDHRGRILGAGTMLDHEHLLTCAHVIEGHEDVTVDFVALPGVEPGIATIVARADPIGDDGGDVALLRLRHPEEQITGAPLHRTALEDNQRVRAYGFPSGSDGMWSLATVVGDGGHGLERVQLHRTPDAEPITHGFSGSAVIADRTGHVVGMVATRYTTEAARVSWMIPVETLLGYLPELRRWAEGSPAIDPSFVHYPEPPVIDVLFAREFASWLGGYGRSDVRVIIMGADDSAVAGSLRRAIFLADREHGAGRSASGPTVPPVGSVVLAVDAVGKTADEVRRRISERLDVAADSPAGRHGTGRTVVVYGIDESAEPDELVGEVLLPLAQRAHELGLRLALAFRKESSPGVSVVRSSTEVLPDGEDDIEGRLASLETRLDELARLEKDNLSDAPRFFDAPEAPARVRRLKGALTQLRSAERDGEPEWVKRHLPACERTVARAGQRARDLRRLLDENLARRAELRARLDAYGEMARNSGLVEDVELDAAYAPAWRRLFEGPCDLGAAAAAVERYADTVRKRIDG, encoded by the coding sequence GTGACTTCCGAGCGCAGACGCTGGCGGGTGCGGCTGCGCGATCATCGTGGGCGGATCCTGGGCGCCGGGACCATGCTCGACCATGAGCATCTCCTCACCTGCGCTCACGTGATCGAAGGCCACGAAGACGTCACGGTGGATTTCGTGGCGCTTCCCGGTGTGGAGCCCGGAATCGCCACGATCGTCGCGCGGGCGGACCCCATCGGCGACGACGGCGGGGACGTCGCGCTGCTCCGCCTGCGGCACCCCGAGGAACAGATCACCGGCGCCCCGCTCCACCGGACGGCTCTCGAAGACAATCAGCGCGTACGCGCGTACGGCTTCCCGTCCGGTTCGGACGGCATGTGGTCGCTGGCGACCGTCGTCGGCGACGGCGGGCACGGTCTCGAGCGCGTCCAGTTGCACCGGACCCCCGACGCCGAGCCGATCACCCACGGGTTCAGCGGTTCCGCGGTGATCGCCGACCGGACCGGGCACGTCGTCGGCATGGTCGCGACCCGGTACACGACCGAGGCCGCCCGGGTCTCCTGGATGATCCCGGTCGAGACCCTGCTCGGCTACCTGCCGGAACTGCGCCGCTGGGCCGAGGGCAGCCCGGCGATCGACCCGAGTTTCGTCCACTATCCCGAACCGCCGGTGATCGACGTGCTCTTCGCCCGCGAATTCGCCAGCTGGCTCGGCGGGTACGGCCGGTCGGACGTCCGGGTGATCATCATGGGCGCGGACGATTCCGCCGTCGCGGGCTCGTTGCGCCGCGCGATCTTCCTCGCCGACCGCGAACACGGCGCGGGGCGGAGCGCGTCCGGGCCGACGGTGCCGCCGGTGGGCAGTGTCGTCCTCGCCGTCGACGCGGTCGGCAAGACCGCCGACGAGGTCCGCCGCCGCATCTCCGAACGCCTGGACGTCGCCGCGGACTCGCCCGCCGGCCGTCACGGGACCGGCCGGACCGTCGTCGTCTACGGGATCGACGAGTCGGCCGAGCCCGACGAACTCGTCGGCGAGGTGCTCCTGCCGCTGGCCCAGCGCGCGCACGAACTCGGCCTGCGGCTCGCGCTGGCCTTCCGGAAGGAGAGTTCGCCGGGGGTGAGCGTTGTCCGGTCGAGCACCGAAGTCCTGCCCGACGGCGAGGACGACATCGAGGGCCGCCTCGCTTCGCTGGAGACCCGGCTGGACGAACTCGCCCGGTTGGAGAAGGACAACCTGAGCGACGCGCCCCGGTTCTTCGACGCGCCGGAGGCCCCGGCCAGGGTGCGACGGCTGAAAGGCGCGTTGACGCAACTGCGTTCGGCGGAGCGGGACGGAGAACCCGAGTGGGTGAAACGGCATCTGCCCGCCTGTGAACGGACCGTGGCCAGAGCCGGGCAGCGGGCCCGCGACCTTCGCCGTCTCCTCGACGAGAACCTCGCCCGGCGCGCGGAACTCCGCGCCCGGCTCGACGCGTACGGCGAGATGGCCCGTAACAGCGGGCTCGTCGAGGACGTCGAACTGGACGCCGCCTACGCTCCCGCCTGGCGGAGGCTCTTCGAAGGACCGTGCGACCTCGGGGCCGCGGCGGCCGCCGTCGAGCGGTACGCGGACACCGTACGGAAACGGATCGACGGATGA
- the polA gene encoding DNA polymerase I yields MSPSENTTVANATPATAQAERPKLLLIDGHSMAYRAFFALPAENFKTKTGQTTNAVFGFTSMLINLLRDEAPTHLAVAFDLSRKTFRSETFKEYKANRSATPDEFKGQVGLVEDVLKVLGIPALTKENYEADDIIATLTTQATAEGFDVLICTGDRDALQLVTDQVTVLYPKRGVSEMTRFTPEAVEEKYGLTPAQYPDFAALRGDPSDNLPSIPGVGEKTAAKWIRQFGSFNELIDRVDEVKGKVGDALREHLGAVMLNRQLTELIRDVELELGPTGLELRPWDREAVHALFDELEFRVLRDRLFATLQSAEPEAEEGFEVSGAKLAPGALAGWLSAHAGQGEPVGVAFRTTGASVRSDLRAISFAAPDGEGAYVDVTEMDAEDDKALTAWLADEKIQKIGHELKVPLHAVGARGWAFAGLVMDTALAAYLVRPGQRTFELDDLALRYLHRELRSEADTGDGQLSLLDGGGAEDLELKEIQAELVKARAVAELAGALTKELEELGGAQLLVELELPLLQVITGLEAAGIAVDIEHLTNLESHYLSRVTQAADEAYAVIGKQVNLGSPKQLQVILFDELGMPKTKRTKTGYTTDAEALQSLFEKTEHPFLQHLLEHRDATRLRTTVEGLIKSVADDGRIHTTLLQTIAATGRLSSVDPNLQNIPIRTEEGRRIRDAFVVGDGYAELMTADYSQIEMRIMAHLSQDEGLIQAFNSGEDLHTFVASRAFSLPPEEITPELRFRVKAMSYGLAYGLSAYGLSQQLRISTEDAKEQMEAYFSRFGGVRDYLHSVVGDAAKVGYTETIFGRRRYLPDLNSDNRQRREMAERMALNAPIQGSAADIIKVAMLNVHKALTEAKLKSRVLLQVHDELVLEVAEGEREQLEALVRQGMGSAYELAVPLEVSVGYGRSWNDAAH; encoded by the coding sequence GTGAGCCCGAGTGAGAACACGACCGTTGCCAACGCCACACCTGCCACCGCACAGGCCGAGCGGCCCAAGCTGCTGCTGATCGACGGCCATTCGATGGCGTATCGCGCGTTCTTCGCGCTGCCCGCGGAGAACTTCAAGACGAAGACCGGGCAGACGACGAACGCGGTGTTCGGGTTCACCTCGATGCTCATCAACCTGTTGCGCGACGAAGCGCCGACCCACCTCGCGGTGGCGTTCGACCTTTCCCGCAAGACGTTCCGCTCGGAGACGTTCAAGGAGTACAAGGCCAACCGCAGCGCCACCCCGGACGAGTTCAAGGGCCAGGTCGGGCTGGTCGAGGACGTGCTCAAGGTCCTCGGCATCCCCGCGCTGACCAAGGAGAACTACGAAGCCGACGACATCATCGCCACGCTCACGACACAGGCGACCGCCGAAGGCTTCGACGTCCTCATCTGTACGGGCGACCGTGACGCGCTCCAGCTGGTGACCGACCAGGTCACCGTGCTGTACCCGAAGCGCGGCGTGTCGGAGATGACCCGGTTCACCCCGGAGGCGGTCGAGGAGAAGTACGGCCTCACCCCGGCCCAGTACCCGGATTTCGCCGCGCTGCGCGGCGACCCCTCGGACAACCTGCCGAGCATCCCCGGCGTCGGCGAGAAGACGGCCGCGAAGTGGATCAGGCAGTTCGGCTCCTTCAACGAGCTGATCGACCGGGTCGACGAGGTCAAGGGCAAGGTCGGCGACGCGCTGCGCGAGCACCTCGGCGCCGTGATGCTGAACCGCCAGCTCACCGAACTGATCCGCGACGTCGAGCTGGAGCTCGGCCCGACAGGTCTCGAGCTGCGCCCATGGGATCGCGAAGCCGTCCACGCACTGTTCGACGAGCTCGAGTTCCGCGTCCTGCGTGACCGTCTCTTCGCCACCCTGCAGAGCGCCGAGCCCGAGGCCGAAGAAGGCTTCGAGGTCAGCGGCGCGAAGCTCGCTCCGGGCGCGCTCGCGGGCTGGCTTTCCGCACACGCCGGGCAGGGCGAGCCGGTCGGCGTGGCGTTCCGTACCACCGGCGCCTCGGTCCGCTCGGACCTGAGGGCCATCAGCTTCGCGGCACCGGACGGCGAAGGCGCTTATGTCGACGTCACCGAGATGGACGCCGAGGACGACAAGGCCCTCACCGCCTGGCTCGCCGACGAGAAGATCCAGAAGATCGGCCACGAGCTCAAGGTCCCGCTGCACGCCGTCGGCGCGCGCGGCTGGGCGTTCGCCGGGCTCGTCATGGACACCGCGCTCGCGGCGTACCTGGTCCGGCCGGGTCAGCGCACCTTCGAGCTCGACGACCTGGCCCTGCGGTACCTGCACCGCGAGCTGCGTTCCGAGGCCGACACCGGTGACGGACAGCTCTCCCTGCTCGACGGCGGTGGCGCCGAGGACCTGGAGCTGAAGGAGATCCAGGCCGAGCTGGTCAAGGCCCGCGCGGTCGCCGAGCTGGCGGGTGCGCTGACCAAGGAGCTCGAGGAACTCGGCGGCGCGCAGCTGCTCGTCGAGCTGGAGCTGCCGCTGCTGCAGGTGATCACCGGACTCGAAGCCGCGGGGATCGCGGTCGACATCGAGCACCTGACGAATCTGGAATCCCACTACCTCAGCCGGGTCACGCAGGCCGCGGACGAGGCGTACGCGGTCATCGGCAAGCAGGTCAACCTCGGTTCGCCGAAGCAGCTGCAGGTGATCCTGTTCGACGAGCTCGGCATGCCGAAGACCAAGCGCACCAAGACCGGTTACACCACCGACGCCGAGGCTCTGCAGAGCCTGTTCGAGAAGACCGAGCACCCGTTCCTGCAGCACCTGCTGGAGCACCGGGACGCGACCCGGCTGCGCACCACGGTCGAGGGCCTGATCAAGTCGGTCGCCGACGACGGCCGCATCCACACCACGCTGCTGCAGACGATCGCGGCCACCGGGCGGCTCTCGTCGGTCGACCCGAACCTGCAGAACATCCCGATCCGCACCGAGGAAGGCCGCCGCATCCGCGACGCGTTCGTCGTCGGGGACGGGTACGCCGAGCTGATGACGGCGGACTACAGCCAGATCGAAATGCGGATCATGGCGCACCTCTCGCAGGACGAAGGGCTGATCCAGGCCTTCAACAGCGGTGAGGACCTGCACACGTTCGTGGCGTCGCGCGCGTTCTCGCTCCCGCCGGAGGAGATCACGCCGGAACTGCGGTTCCGGGTCAAGGCGATGTCGTACGGCCTCGCGTACGGGCTTTCGGCGTACGGGCTTTCGCAGCAGCTGCGGATTTCGACCGAAGACGCCAAAGAACAGATGGAAGCGTATTTCTCCCGTTTCGGCGGCGTGCGCGACTACCTCCATTCCGTCGTGGGCGACGCGGCGAAGGTCGGTTACACCGAAACGATCTTCGGCCGCCGCCGGTATCTGCCGGATCTCAACAGCGACAACCGCCAGCGCCGTGAAATGGCCGAGCGGATGGCGCTCAACGCGCCCATCCAGGGCAGCGCGGCCGACATCATCAAGGTCGCCATGCTCAACGTCCACAAGGCGCTGACCGAGGCGAAGCTGAAGAGCCGGGTCTTGCTGCAGGTCCACGACGAACTAGTCCTCGAGGTAGCCGAAGGCGAGCGCGAGCAGCTGGAAGCGTTGGTGCGCCAGGGAATGGGCTCGGCGTACGAACTGGCCGTCCCGCTTGAGGTCTCGGTCGGGTACGGGCGGTCCTGGAACGACGCCGCGCATTAG
- a CDS encoding PaaI family thioesterase has translation MTEQALESFAGIDPAFAGQQLNDKLGLEISEFGPERVVGSIPVEGNLQPYGLLHGGANAVVAEALGSMVCALNAGTDKATMGLELSCTHHRAVRSGRVTGVATPVHVGRGTVTAEIVLTDDQGRRSCTARLTCVVRERPPGA, from the coding sequence GTGACCGAACAAGCCCTCGAATCCTTCGCCGGGATCGACCCGGCCTTCGCCGGCCAGCAGCTCAACGACAAGCTCGGGCTCGAGATCAGCGAATTCGGTCCCGAACGTGTCGTGGGCAGCATCCCGGTAGAGGGCAATCTCCAGCCTTACGGCCTCCTCCACGGCGGGGCCAACGCCGTCGTCGCCGAAGCGCTCGGCTCGATGGTCTGCGCGCTCAACGCCGGCACCGACAAGGCGACGATGGGGCTCGAACTCTCGTGCACCCACCACCGGGCGGTCCGTTCCGGACGGGTGACCGGCGTCGCGACCCCGGTGCACGTCGGACGCGGGACCGTCACCGCCGAGATCGTGCTGACCGACGACCAGGGGCGCCGCTCCTGCACGGCGCGGCTGACCTGCGTGGTGCGGGAACGCCCGCCGGGCGCCTGA
- a CDS encoding LysR family transcriptional regulator has protein sequence MDLDTAQVRAFVATADHGHFGRAAESLFLTQQALSKRIRKLEDALSVPLFRRTNRSVELTSDGGRFLPHARELIRAADAAVAAMGLQDRPPRLDVIDPRLSPMYMLRRIAQRDPALAVERIAGRGLANALDPLVRGEIDLAFGRVADLGREVPAELEHRLLRLEPLVALLAPEHPLAGNEVLKLSDLRSEGIWIPQLGGPVEWLSYLQRLCKEFDVPIDDSGVSYDLRHTLEQTRYGKQRVTLAGADMDLASDLNLAVLPFEPSPLFPWSVVWRRGEGPALRRLLALAGRTSHEEGWCAYDPERSWLPDDDLRPLGAGRTSA, from the coding sequence GTGGATCTCGACACCGCTCAGGTGCGCGCGTTCGTCGCGACCGCGGACCACGGCCATTTCGGTCGCGCGGCAGAATCCCTGTTCCTCACCCAGCAGGCACTGTCGAAACGGATCCGGAAGCTCGAGGACGCCCTGTCGGTCCCGCTCTTCCGGCGCACCAACCGGTCCGTCGAGCTGACCTCCGACGGAGGCCGTTTCCTTCCGCACGCGCGCGAGCTGATCCGCGCGGCGGACGCCGCCGTCGCCGCGATGGGCCTGCAGGACCGCCCACCCCGCCTCGACGTCATCGACCCGCGCCTCTCGCCGATGTACATGCTGCGGCGCATCGCCCAGCGCGACCCCGCGCTCGCCGTCGAACGGATCGCCGGGCGCGGGCTGGCCAACGCCCTCGACCCGCTGGTCCGAGGCGAGATCGACCTCGCGTTCGGCCGCGTCGCGGACCTCGGCCGCGAAGTACCCGCGGAACTCGAACACCGGCTCCTCCGGCTCGAGCCGCTGGTCGCCCTTCTCGCCCCGGAACATCCGCTGGCCGGCAACGAAGTGCTGAAACTGTCCGATCTCCGAAGCGAAGGCATCTGGATCCCGCAATTGGGCGGCCCGGTCGAATGGCTTTCTTATTTGCAACGCCTATGCAAAGAATTCGACGTCCCGATCGACGACTCCGGAGTCAGCTACGACCTCCGGCACACTCTGGAACAGACCCGCTACGGGAAGCAGCGGGTCACCCTCGCCGGCGCCGACATGGACCTCGCCTCCGATCTCAACCTGGCGGTCCTGCCCTTCGAGCCGTCGCCACTGTTCCCCTGGTCGGTGGTGTGGCGGCGGGGCGAAGGCCCGGCCCTGCGGCGCCTGCTGGCGCTCGCGGGCCGGACCAGCCACGAAGAGGGTTGGTGCGCCTACGATCCCGAGCGGTCGTGGCTCCCGGACGACGACCTCAGACCGCTAGGTGCCGGGCGAACCAGCGCGTGA
- a CDS encoding alpha/beta fold hydrolase has protein sequence MTMSIELDGAIEGVAAGVPFVALPPSDKERPAPLVLTWHLLGAPFSEAAMAAALPMRELHAWRVHLGLPLTGKRFPEGGFEGFFRLASEDNVLNVVEPLTKQVEAEFPAAVAELRSRLSIEDGPVGLVGGSQGGGVALQMLTHTEIEVAAAALVNPVTQLAPVIAANERVYDVTYPWSDRSRAVANEYDYVRRAGELTAPVLLVIGGEDDVSITEPAEALHKVLGEQRSELVTIPGMAHEFAEAPGLEPAPQTEHAKLVDAELTRWFARHLAV, from the coding sequence ATGACGATGAGCATCGAACTGGACGGGGCGATCGAAGGCGTGGCGGCGGGGGTCCCGTTCGTGGCACTGCCGCCGTCGGACAAGGAGCGCCCGGCGCCGCTGGTGCTCACCTGGCATCTGCTGGGCGCGCCGTTCAGCGAGGCGGCCATGGCGGCGGCGCTGCCGATGCGGGAACTGCACGCGTGGCGGGTGCACCTCGGGTTGCCGCTGACCGGGAAACGGTTCCCGGAAGGCGGTTTCGAGGGCTTCTTCCGCCTCGCGAGCGAGGACAACGTGCTCAACGTCGTCGAGCCGCTCACGAAGCAGGTCGAGGCGGAGTTTCCCGCCGCGGTGGCGGAACTGCGCTCACGGTTGTCCATTGAGGACGGTCCGGTCGGGCTGGTCGGCGGTTCGCAGGGCGGCGGGGTCGCGCTGCAGATGCTGACCCACACCGAGATCGAAGTGGCGGCGGCCGCCCTGGTGAACCCGGTGACCCAGCTGGCGCCGGTGATCGCCGCGAACGAGCGGGTCTACGACGTCACCTACCCCTGGTCGGACCGGTCCCGCGCGGTCGCGAACGAGTACGACTACGTGCGCCGGGCCGGGGAACTGACCGCGCCGGTACTGCTCGTCATCGGCGGGGAGGACGACGTCTCGATCACGGAACCGGCCGAAGCACTGCACAAGGTGCTGGGGGAGCAGCGATCCGAACTCGTCACCATCCCGGGGATGGCGCACGAATTCGCCGAGGCTCCGGGGCTCGAACCCGCTCCGCAGACGGAACACGCGAAGCTGGTCGATGCCGAGCTCACGCGCTGGTTCGCCCGGCACCTAGCGGTCTGA
- a CDS encoding branched-chain amino acid ABC transporter substrate-binding protein, producing the protein MRFGRVFAVAAAASLALAGCAGGSSSSGSGDSSTLKIGFMGDLTGENSGIVIPPRNGAKLAIDEYNKTNPATKLELKEYDSQGKPEQATSLIATAVGQDKITALIGPAFSGESKAIGGQLEQNKIPSVSPSATNAGLSANGWKYWHRVVASDASQGPAIANFLITAKSPKKAYVISDDQEYSVGLADNFEKTLKEKNVPSERDKFAKDASDYSSTVQKVKAANPDIILFGGYYAQGGRLLKQLRDGGVTATFATGDGSLDAQLVSGAGAAAAEKAVVGCPCNIPDAGSTDEFSTKYKAAFNVDPAIYSSEGYDAATAIINAVKAGNTTSEKINEALKTIDFKGASKQIKFKENGEPSTDAINVYQVTGGVLKNLGVSTEAKLNG; encoded by the coding sequence GTGCGTTTTGGACGGGTTTTCGCCGTCGCGGCGGCTGCGTCGCTTGCGCTGGCAGGCTGCGCTGGCGGCAGCAGCTCGTCCGGCAGCGGTGACAGCAGCACGCTGAAGATCGGGTTCATGGGTGACCTCACCGGTGAGAACTCCGGGATCGTGATCCCGCCCCGCAACGGCGCGAAGCTCGCTATCGACGAGTACAACAAGACGAATCCGGCTACCAAGCTGGAACTGAAGGAGTACGACAGCCAGGGCAAGCCCGAGCAGGCGACGTCGCTGATCGCGACCGCCGTCGGCCAGGACAAGATCACCGCGCTGATCGGCCCGGCCTTCTCCGGTGAGTCGAAGGCCATCGGCGGTCAGCTGGAGCAGAACAAGATCCCGAGTGTCTCGCCGTCGGCCACCAACGCGGGCCTTTCCGCGAACGGCTGGAAGTACTGGCACCGTGTCGTCGCGAGCGACGCCAGCCAGGGCCCGGCCATCGCCAACTTCCTCATCACGGCGAAGTCGCCCAAGAAGGCGTACGTCATCTCGGACGACCAGGAATACAGTGTCGGCCTGGCCGACAACTTCGAGAAGACCTTGAAGGAAAAGAACGTCCCGAGCGAGCGCGACAAGTTCGCCAAGGACGCGTCGGACTACTCCTCGACCGTGCAGAAGGTCAAGGCCGCGAACCCGGACATCATCCTCTTCGGTGGCTACTACGCTCAGGGTGGCCGTCTGCTCAAGCAGCTGCGTGACGGCGGCGTGACCGCCACCTTCGCGACCGGTGACGGTTCGCTCGACGCCCAGCTGGTCAGCGGTGCGGGTGCCGCGGCCGCCGAGAAGGCCGTCGTCGGCTGCCCGTGCAACATCCCGGACGCCGGCTCCACCGACGAGTTCAGCACCAAGTACAAGGCCGCGTTCAACGTCGACCCGGCGATCTACTCGAGCGAGGGCTACGACGCCGCGACCGCCATCATCAACGCGGTCAAGGCGGGCAACACCACCTCGGAGAAGATCAACGAGGCCCTCAAGACGATCGACTTCAAGGGTGCCTCGAAGCAGATCAAGTTCAAGGAGAACGGCGAACCGTCCACGGACGCGATCAACGTCTACCAGGTCACCGGCGGCGTCCTCAAGAACCTCGGTGTCTCGACCGAAGCCAAGCTCAACGGCTGA